A segment of the Candidatus Krumholzibacteriia bacterium genome:
CCCGCCTGATTGCCGCACTGCACGTGCACGCGTGCCAGCGCCGCGTGTGCGTCACCGTCTTCCGGGCGTGCCGCCGCGTAACGCGAGAGTTCGTCCTGGGCCCCGTAGAACTCACCGCGGCGCAGGTAACGCTTCGCCTTCACCATATGCCCGTCCACGATGCCCGCGCGCCAGCCACCCGCGGCGATGATCAGCCCCATACCGAACGCGAACCCCGAGAGGTGGGTCATGTAGGCCACGTTGGACGAACCGCCGGTCACCTGCACCAGACTGCGCACCACCTGGATCAGAACCCACAGCGCGACCGCGAAGAACACGTGCAGCTGGGCAATGCCCGCGCGGTTGGTGGCCATGAGGGGGGCGAACACCCAGTACGCGATCTTCACCCGCTGGTGCCGCAGGCGGACGAGGAAGGCACCCAGCAGGCCGGATATGGAACCGGAAGCCCCGATGATCCCTGCGCTCGTGTGCAGAACGTTCAGATTGAACCAGCCCTGCACCGCATTGCCGATGAGCGCCGAACCGACGTAGATGGCCACGAACAGGAGCGGCCCCACACGGTCCTCCAGGAAGCGGCCGAACAGCACCAGGTAGGCGAGGTTGCTGACCAGGTGAAAGTAGCCGACGTGCATGAACGTCGCCGCCAGCGCCGCGGAGAATCCCGAGTATCCCGGATAGTAGACGTAGTTGCGAAAATCCAGGCCGACCTGGTTGGCAAAGAACTTGTTGAGCACGAACACCGCGACACAGATGACCGTGAAGATCACCGTGAACACCGGAAAACGCGTTCGTTCGGCGTCGACACCAAAGGGGATGTAGTAGAAGAAGTACATGGGTTCCGTCCCGCCGGGCGTGCAGGCGGAGCGTGGAGGGCGTTGCAAGTTCCACGCCCCGGCCGGGGAACCATCCGCAACCATGCGCCACGGCGGGGCATGCACGGGCATCCGGGGCACGGGCAAAAAAAGACGACCCCCTCCGGGAGGGGGTCGTCTGCACCGGCTTTCGGGACGGCCAGCGTCCCGGAAAACTAGTAGTTGTAGACAGCCGAGATACGGCCGACCGGACCCGCGGGCCCATAGCCCTCATAACCGGTTAGCCAGTAGCCCAGACTGAACGGTGTCTCTTCCGCGAGTTCGAGATCGATGGTCCACTCGGCCACGTTGAAGCCGCAGCCCAGGAACCAGTCGAAACCACTCGGAGAGTCCGAGATGAACGTCGGCGTACCCACGCCGATGTTCTCCTCGCCGCCGTTGTACTCGAACTTCGTGTTGACGAGATACTTGGCCGCACCCACGCGCGTGGTCAGCCACGACGTGACATGTGACTCAAGCGCGAGGCGGAACGTCGGCATGTAGGACTCGCTGATCGTCACCGACGTCGAGTCCTCGTTCGAGTTCTCGTACTTGCGGTTCATGACCTCGAGCGCGAACACCAGCATGTTGTCCTGGTTGACATCCATGTTGACGCCCAGGCCGACCATGAAGTCGCTGATCTTCTGACCGTTCGGCGTCGCGTTTGCCGTCGGGCCGGTCGAGATGCTGTAATCCGAACTCGCAAACTCAACCATCGGCACCAGCGTCACGTCATCCTGCCAGTCCCAGAAGAGACGGGCAGCGACGTCGAACGCCGTCTTGGCATCCCACTCCGCCGTGTTGGTACCGTCGGTGGCGTCACCGCCGGCCTGGCCGAAGTTGAGCAGCGCGTCCAGTGTCGTGTTGTCGTTGTTGGTCCAGGTGAAACCAAAGCCCATTGTGAACCACGAGTTGCTGGCCTTCTGGTCGGCGCCCGTGTCCTCCCAGGCCCACTTGGACTGGGTGATCGAAACGCCTAGCGCGATGGTTTCGCCGAGATCCCAGCCGCCGGCGAGATCCCAGCGGTTGACCGGCGTTTCCCCGAACACACCGGAAGGATCGTTCAAGAACCCGATCAGATCCTGCGGTGCATGCACCGAGTAGAAGGGGTTGCCGATCCAGAAACCCGGATGATTGAGAGACGCCTCGTTGAGGCTGATGCGGTAGGTGCCCCACTTGCCGTCATCGCCGCAGGCATGGGTCCAGCCCAGGCCGCGAGTATCCGCCAGTGAGAAACCGTCCCAGGCACCCATTTCGGCGTTCACCTGGTTGGCATACGATGTCAACGTGCTGTACCAGCGGTTGACATTCGAGTTATCGCTCATGTAGTCGCCAGCGTTCGCCAGCGACCGCACGCGGGCCGTCGTCGCAAAAACCGACGACGCACCGAGTGAGAGAACCAGAAACGAAGCAAGCGCAATCCTGCTCCAGTTCTTCGACATATTGACCTCCTCTGGTGGGAATGGCTTTCTTGAGAAATCCACCGGCCTCTACCGGCGCCTCCCATTCCCGTGCATTTCAAACCCTACTTCACAAAAGCCCTGACGGGTGCTCCGTTGGGGCGGTGCGCCTTTCGGCGCGTCGATCAAAACCCGAGTCCGTCACCTCCTTGTCGAAGGCCATCTGGTGGCAACGGCTGCCCGCTGCCCACGAGTCATTAATCGAACGGCTTCGGCCCACGCCCCTGGCGGATCTTCACAGCACCCGCCGAACGGGCGGAAGCTCCCGGGAACCGCCCCCTTCGGGACGGCTCCAGCTTTGGTGGTGAACGTTAGGAAGCGCGGGCAAAACGTGTCAATGCTTTTCTATGGGGCGCAAGACACCCCCCGCGGGGCCCGAGGGCGCGTTGAGACGGGCTCAAATCAGGCGGAGGTGAGGGGGTCTCGGCGGCCCCGGAGGTCCCGTGCGAGCTCGGCCGCGTAAAGGGGGTGCTTCGGATCTAATGAATTGACACGGACTTGCCCATACGCATGCAGAAACACCCCGTCCGGCAGCACCATCCCCACGTGGGTGATTCGTTCCGGCACCCGCCCGAAAAAGAGCAGATCCCCGGGGGTGAAATCGTGCAACTCCAAACCAGTC
Coding sequences within it:
- a CDS encoding rhomboid family intramembrane serine protease; protein product: MYFFYYIPFGVDAERTRFPVFTVIFTVICVAVFVLNKFFANQVGLDFRNYVYYPGYSGFSAALAATFMHVGYFHLVSNLAYLVLFGRFLEDRVGPLLFVAIYVGSALIGNAVQGWFNLNVLHTSAGIIGASGSISGLLGAFLVRLRHQRVKIAYWVFAPLMATNRAGIAQLHVFFAVALWVLIQVVRSLVQVTGGSSNVAYMTHLSGFAFGMGLIIAAGGWRAGIVDGHMVKAKRYLRRGEFYGAQDELSRYAAARPEDGDAHAALARVHVQCGNQAGAKDSYAEACVQHLAQGRRGEAEQIYQEARRSFDTFVLPAEAQLNLCFGLERSLKPELALAAYEGFISLHHEHAEAPFALLRAANLHARQGETSRARECYLALVRRYPEDPWVDFATEHARRLPAA